In Pieris napi chromosome 2, ilPieNapi1.2, whole genome shotgun sequence, the following proteins share a genomic window:
- the LOC125056904 gene encoding extensin-like, which produces MKCVIVLCLIGSSLAELPRFTPARFRFQRQELAPTTTETPTESTTDVTAPYPPSGWRPSGEPFTLPDQTDATPTDSYGPPAPYPPSGWKPAGQAFTLPQEQTTSTPDSTYGPPDAPYPPSGWKPSGEPFALPQETTPDNTYGPPDNTYGPPEANTEKLDGPVEVQRSIGTYYVLLPNGQLQRVEFLTENDIQNMKYTARLELRDRAPLYVFGP; this is translated from the coding sequence ATGAAGTGCGTGATCGTGTTGTGTTTGATCGGGAGTTCTTTGGCTGAGCTGCCTCGTTTTACGCCAGCGAGGTTCAGGTTCCAGCGCCAAGAATTAGCTCCGACGACAACGGAAACACCCACGGAATCCACGACAGACGTGACCGCACCCTACCCACCATCTGGTTGGAGACCATCGGGAGAACCTTTCACGCTTCCAGATCAGACCGATGCCACTCCCACTGATTCATACGGCCCTCCTGCTCCATATCCACCTTCAGGATGGAAGCCAGCGGGACAGGCTTTCACACTACCTCAAGAGCAGACTACAAGTACACCTGACAGCACTTACGGGCCGCCCGATGCACCCTATCCACCATCAGGGTGGAAACCATCAGGAGAACCCTTCGCTCTGCCTCAAGAAACCACACCTGACAACACTTACGGCCCACCGGATAATACTTATGGCCCTCCTGAAGCCAATACCGAAAAGTTGGACGGACCAGTAGAAGTGCAACGAAGTATTGGTACGTACTACGTATTGCTTCCGAACGGTCAACTGCAGCGAGTGGAATTTCTGACAGAGAACGACATTCAGAATATGAAATACACGGCAAGGTTGGAACTGCGTGATCGTGCACCGCTTTACGTCTTTGGAccttaa